One Oncorhynchus clarkii lewisi isolate Uvic-CL-2024 chromosome 32, UVic_Ocla_1.0, whole genome shotgun sequence DNA window includes the following coding sequences:
- the LOC139391860 gene encoding ictacalcin-like, which translates to MSGIQQAMSLLIASFHKYSGKEGDKFTLSKVELKELLQAELGEMLGKASDKSAVDRIFKDLDSNKDNTVDFKEYVTLVSCLTVMCNDFFIKK; encoded by the exons ATGTCTGGGATCCAGCAGGCCATGTCTCTCCTCATCGCCTCCTTCCACAAGTACtctgggaaggagggagacaagTTCACCCTCAGCAAGGTTGAGCTGAAAGAGCTGCTCCAGGCTGAACTAGGGGAGATGCTGGGG AAAGCCAGTGATAAGTCAGCAGTGGACAGAATCTTCAAGGACCTGGACTCTAACAAAGACAACACTGTCGACTTCAAGGAGTATGTCACTCTGGTGTCCTGCCTCACGGTGATGTGCAATGACTTCTTCATAAAGAAGTAA
- the LOC139391825 gene encoding protein S100-A1-like: MPSDLERAMESMITVFHKYAAKEGSGNTLSRRELRDLMENELSGFLKSQKDPATVDKIMKDLDSNGDGEVDFEEFVSLVVGLSIACEQCYQMHKKKMGK, from the exons ATGCCATCAGACCTGGAACGAGCAATGGAGTCCATGATCACTGTGTTCCACAAGTATGCTGCTAAGGAGGGCAGTGGCAACACTCTGAGCCGCCGTGAGCTAAGGGACCTGATGGAGAACGAGCTCTCTGGCTTCCTCAAG TCTCAGAAGGACCCAGCCACAGTAGACAAGATCATGAAGGATCTGGACTCTAATGGTGATGGAGAGGTGGACTTTGAGGAGTTTGTTTCTCTAGTTGTGGGCCTGTCCATCGCCTGTGAACAGTGCTACCAGATGCACAAGAAGAAGATGGGGAagtga